The following is a genomic window from Methanomassiliicoccus luminyensis B10.
ATGTCCTTTTGCCGGAAGCTTGGTCCGAGGCGATGTCCCTGATGTTGTTGATCATCAGGACGCCGCAGGCGTAGGACCCCGAGGCCACCGCGGCCCCGGCCGACAGCAAGGTGATGGCCCCCAGCTGCACGTAGGTGGTGCCGAGGGTGGCCACCAGCCCGAAGAAGAGGAATACCGAGGCCTCGCCCAGGCCCGCGTAGCCGTAGGGGCACTTGCCCCCGGTGTAGAACCACGCCGCCGCGATGGCCGCCGCCCCGACCGCCAGCAGCCACCAGGTCCCGCTGATGGCGACCAGAGCAAAGCCCGAGACCGCGGCCAGAGCGAAGAAGCCCATGGCGACCTTCAGCACCGTGCCCGGACGCGCCAGCCCGCCTCCGGTGAGCCGGGCCGGGCCCACCCGGTGGCGGTCGGTGCCCCGTATGCCGTCGGAGTAGTCGTTGGCGAAGTTGACGCCTATCTGGATGGAGAGGGCTAGCAGGAGGGCGAGAATGGCGAGAAGCATGTCGGCCCCATTCGCGGCGGCGGCCGCGCCGGCGCCGAGCAGCACCGAAGCGATGCCTAGGGGCAGGGTGCGAAGGCGGGCGCCCTCGATCCAGTCGTGGACGGTGGCCCTGCGCGTTGCGGAGGGAGCTGCTCCCTCCGCCCCCTGAGCGGCACGCTCCTCGCCTCGGCCCTGTGATGCGGTCATGTTCGCGCCGGCATCCCGCTCCCCGCGCTTACTCCCACTCCACCGTTGCCGGCGGCTTGTTGGTGATGTCGTAGACCACCCGGTTCACGTCCCTCTTCATCTCGTTGGTGACGCGAACGGATATCTTCTCCAGCACGTCGTGGGGTATCTTGGAGTAGGCGGCGCTCATGCCGTCGATGGACTGCACCGCCCGGACGGCGATGGTCTTCCCGTAAGCGCGGTTGTCGCCCTGCACGCCCACCGATTGGCAGGGGAGAAGGACGGCGAAGTACTGCCACGGCAGCTCCATGCGCCCGGCCGCGGCGGCCTTCTCGATCTCCTCCTCCACTATGGCGCAGGCCTCGCGCACGATCTCCACCGACGCGGGGGTCGCCTCCCCGATGACGCGAATGGCCAGCGCGGGACCGGGGAAGGGCTGCCTCTCCGCGACCTTGACGTCAAGGTACCTCGCCACCGCCCTGACCTCGTCCTTGTAGAGGTCACGCAGCGGCTCGACGAGCTTGAGGTTCATGTCCTTGGGCAACCCGCCGACATTGTGGTGGCTCTTGATGGTGTCCCTGACCCCGTCCCCGCTCTCGATCCAGTCGGGGGCGATGGTCCCCTGCACCAGGTACTCGGCGTGGTACTCTTTGGCGGCCCTCTCGAAGACCCGTATGAAGCGCTCGCCGATGATCTTGCGCTTCATCTCCGGCTCGGAGACGCCCTTCATGGCGGCGAAGAACTCGTCGGTGGCGTCGATCAGCCGGAAGTTCACGCCGAGCTCGGTGAGCATCTTTCCGACCGCCTCATCCTCGCCCTTCCTCATGAAGCCGTTATTGACGTACACCACCAGCAGGCGGTCCCCGATGGCCTTCGAGACGATGACGGCGGCGACGGTGCTGTCCACCCCGCCGGAGCAGGCGATGACCGCTTTCCCTTTGATCCCGGCCCTGAGCTCCTCGATCTTCTCCTCCACGAACTTCTCAGGCCTGAACATCCTTGGCCACCTCCTCGGAGTCCCTGAGCACCGCGTCGGCCATGGCCTGGCGGTGCTTCAGCAGCTTCCCCGATACGGCGCTGTCGTGGAGGGCGATGATCTGCGCCGCCAGCAGCGCGGCGTTGTCCCCGCGGTCCAGCCCCACCGCCGCCACGGGGATGCCGCCGGGCATCTGCACGACGGAGAGGACCGCGTCCAAATTCACCTTTCCGCTGACGGGAACGCCGATGACCGGCCGGACGGTGGCGGCGGCCACCGCTCCGGGCAATGCCGCGGACAGGCCGGCGATGGCGATGAACACTTCGGCGTCGCTTCCGGCAACTAGCTCCTTGACCCGGTCGGGGGTGCGGTGGGCGGAGGCGACCACGGTGCCGGAGCTGATGCCCAGCTCCTTCAGCACGCCGACGGCCTTCTTGGCCACCGGCGCGTCGCTCTTGCTGCCCAGGATGATAAGGACTTGGGGCATGATGGCAAGCAAAACATGACAAGCTAAAAAAGGTTTGGATAGGAAAGGGTTTGCCGGTCGGTCCCGCTTCAGGACTTCATGATGGCCAGCAGGAAGGCGCCGATGGCAATGAGGGCGCCGATGAGCGCGGCCAGGATGTACACGAAAGCGGTCCAGATGGTATCAAGGATCCCGACTGTGAACAGGCCAGGGTCGGCGTAGCTGAAGGCGACCCAAAGGATTCCGACCAACAGGCCCACTACCAGGAGCACCACTCCAATGGTCCTGCTCTTCCCGCTGCCGAAGTAGGCAGTGAAGATGCCGGCCAGCACGAGGAATAGGCCTAGTGTCATCAGAAGTACCGTCAGAAATTCTATTGCTTCCATTTTTTTCACCTGTTTTTTGATCCCTAGAACTTGATGCCCGTGAGGGTCTTGGTGTCTATCACGCCGGGTATCGACCTCATCTTGTCCACGACCACCTGTCCCAGGAGGTTAAAGTCCTCAGCTTCGATCTTGGCTATTAGATCATATTCGCCGAAGAGAGGATGGAGTTCTACGACCTCCTTTACCTTCAGGAGCTCATTGTAGACCTCGTGCTCCTTGGCCGGTGCCGTGCTTATCAGGACGAACCCCACCGCCAAACTCTCACCTTTTGCCCCCCATTAGATTATGTATACTCTTAAATGTTTCGACCTTGGAAATATCCCTGGCCTGGCCGACGTGGGCGCGCCGGGTCACCTCTCCAGCGCCGCTAGGACGCTCTCCGCCCTCCTCTCCACCATCTCCCAGGTGGGTATGTTGGTCTGCGGGCCCTTCGATTCTAGGACGAACGAGGCGGCGGCGTTGCCGTACGCCAGCGACTCGACCGCATCGTGCCCGTAGTACTGCCCGGCGTAGAACCCCGCCCGGAAGGCGTCCCCCGCCCCGGTGGGGTCCACTATCTTCTCCGGCTTGGCCGGGGGAGCGCGCCTCGACCCCTTGCCGGTGCACAGCAGGGACCCTTCCCCGCCCCGGGTGTTGATGAGCGCATCGACGTAGGAGAGAAGGTCCTCCGGCCGCGACGCGCCCATGTACTCGAGCGCGGCCCTGAGCTCGTTCTTGTTGCAGAAGAACGTGTCGGCGAGCGGCAGCGCCTCGCGGAAGGTGGCCCGATCCCATATGCGGTAGATCTCCTGGGCCGGGTCGAAGGAGATTCTCTTGCCCAGCGCCTTGAGCTCGCGCATCAGGGGGATGTAGTATTCCGGCCGCCCGGTGGAGATGTGCACGCGCTTCGCTTTCTTGGCCCCTTCCATGCTCCGCTCGAACTTGCCCATATCCCGCATCGGACCTTGATATACGTACGCTATCTGGTCCTGGTCCTTGTTGGTCACAATGAGCACGGTGGAGGTCTCGTACCCCTCCACCGCCACCACCTCGCTCAGGTCGACCCCTTTCGAGACCAGGAACTCCCGGAAGTCCTGGGGGAAGTCCGGGCCGACGAAGGAGCACAGCGCCGTGGGCACGCCCAGCGAGGCGGCCACGGCCGCGATGTTCGCCCCCGTGCCTCCGTAGTAGCGGTGCTTCTCCAGCAGATCGACCGACGTGTTGGGATCAGGGAACTTGTCCAAGGTCAATATCTGGTCCAGGCACACGTGCCCGTATACGCACAGGAACGGGTTCATGTGCCTTCCTGCCACCCTTCGAGGTACTTCCTCTGCTCGCCGGTAAGGGAGTCTATCTTCACGCCCATGACCTTCAGCTTGGTGCGCGCCACCTCCTGGTCCAGCTCCTCGGGCACGTTGTACACCTGCGGCTTCAGTTGGGAGTGGTTCTTGGCGAGGTGCTCCAGGGCGAGCGCCTGAATGGAGAAGCTCATGTCCATGATCTCCACCGGATGCCCTTGGCCCGCCGCCAGGTTCATCAGGCGGCCCTCGGCGATCAGGTAGGCCTTCCTGCCGTCGGCGAAGGTGTACTGGTCCACCGCCTCGCGAACGCGCTGGGGCCTCCCGGCCATCTTCTCCAGCGCGGGCTTGGCGACCTCGTTGTCGAAGTGCCCGGAGTTGCCCATGACCGCGCCGTCCTTGAGCACCTTGAGGTGCTCCTCCCTCACGATGTCCTTGTTGCCGGTAGCGGTGATGATGATGTCGGCGACCTTGGCCGCGTCGAGCATGGGCATGACCTCGAACCCGTCCATCTTGGCCTCGATCGCTCTGACCGGGTCGACCTCGGTGACGATGACGTTGGCGCCGAAGCCCTTGGCCCGCATGGCGATGCCGCGCCCGCACCAGCCGTAGCCTGCCACCACGAACCTCTTCCCCGCGATCAGCAGGTTGGTCGCGTTCATGAAGCCGTCGAAGGTCGACTGCCCCGTCCCGTAGCGGTTGTCGAACATGAACTTCATGTGGGCGTCGTTGACGCTGATGACCGGGAACTCCAGCTTGCCTTCCCTGGCCATGGAGCGCAGGCGGACCACCCCGGTGGTCGTTTCCTCGTTCCCTCCCTTCACGTTCTTCAGCAGGTCCCTCCGCGTGGTGTGCAGGATGGTGATGAGGTCCGCGCCGTCATCGATCACGAAGTCCGGGCGCATGTCCAGGACCGAGTTGAGGTTGGCGTAGTACTCCTCGTTGTTCTCGCCCTTCTTGGCGAAGACCTCCAGGCCGTAATGCTCCCGGAGCGCCAGCGATACCGAGTCGTCGGTGGACAGGGGGTTGCAGCTGGCCAGGCGGACCTTCGCTCCCGCCTCCGCCAGCGTGAGGGCGAGGATGCCGGTCTTGGCCTCCACGTGCAGCGCCATTCCCACCTTCAGGCCTTCCAGGGTGCGCTCCTTGACCAGCCGCTCGCGGATGTCCTTGAGGAC
Proteins encoded in this region:
- a CDS encoding adenosylhomocysteinase, with amino-acid sequence MVDELLEKGVRRLEWARDHMGVLKDIRERLVKERTLEGLKVGMALHVEAKTGILALTLAEAGAKVRLASCNPLSTDDSVSLALREHYGLEVFAKKGENNEEYYANLNSVLDMRPDFVIDDGADLITILHTTRRDLLKNVKGGNEETTTGVVRLRSMAREGKLEFPVISVNDAHMKFMFDNRYGTGQSTFDGFMNATNLLIAGKRFVVAGYGWCGRGIAMRAKGFGANVIVTEVDPVRAIEAKMDGFEVMPMLDAAKVADIIITATGNKDIVREEHLKVLKDGAVMGNSGHFDNEVAKPALEKMAGRPQRVREAVDQYTFADGRKAYLIAEGRLMNLAAGQGHPVEIMDMSFSIQALALEHLAKNHSQLKPQVYNVPEELDQEVARTKLKVMGVKIDSLTGEQRKYLEGWQEGT
- a CDS encoding Lrp/AsnC ligand binding domain-containing protein: MAVGFVLISTAPAKEHEVYNELLKVKEVVELHPLFGEYDLIAKIEAEDFNLLGQVVVDKMRSIPGVIDTKTLTGIKF
- the guaA gene encoding glutamine-hydrolyzing GMP synthase; protein product: MFRPEKFVEEKIEELRAGIKGKAVIACSGGVDSTVAAVIVSKAIGDRLLVVYVNNGFMRKGEDEAVGKMLTELGVNFRLIDATDEFFAAMKGVSEPEMKRKIIGERFIRVFERAAKEYHAEYLVQGTIAPDWIESGDGVRDTIKSHHNVGGLPKDMNLKLVEPLRDLYKDEVRAVARYLDVKVAERQPFPGPALAIRVIGEATPASVEIVREACAIVEEEIEKAAAAGRMELPWQYFAVLLPCQSVGVQGDNRAYGKTIAVRAVQSIDGMSAAYSKIPHDVLEKISVRVTNEMKRDVNRVVYDITNKPPATVEWE
- the purE gene encoding 5-(carboxyamino)imidazole ribonucleotide mutase produces the protein MPQVLIILGSKSDAPVAKKAVGVLKELGISSGTVVASAHRTPDRVKELVAGSDAEVFIAIAGLSAALPGAVAAATVRPVIGVPVSGKVNLDAVLSVVQMPGGIPVAAVGLDRGDNAALLAAQIIALHDSAVSGKLLKHRQAMADAVLRDSEEVAKDVQA
- a CDS encoding 1,4-dihydroxy-2-naphthoate polyprenyltransferase, translating into MTASQGRGEERAAQGAEGAAPSATRRATVHDWIEGARLRTLPLGIASVLLGAGAAAAANGADMLLAILALLLALSIQIGVNFANDYSDGIRGTDRHRVGPARLTGGGLARPGTVLKVAMGFFALAAVSGFALVAISGTWWLLAVGAAAIAAAWFYTGGKCPYGYAGLGEASVFLFFGLVATLGTTYVQLGAITLLSAGAAVASGSYACGVLMINNIRDIASDQASGKRTLAVRLGAPRARAVYLLFVLIPYFLLIPMAYMELGSLLALASLPLAALAVRAAFRPRSPKDLVRSLKLTSIGTLLYAALASLGWWAGL
- a CDS encoding carbohydrate kinase family protein gives rise to the protein MNPFLCVYGHVCLDQILTLDKFPDPNTSVDLLEKHRYYGGTGANIAAVAASLGVPTALCSFVGPDFPQDFREFLVSKGVDLSEVVAVEGYETSTVLIVTNKDQDQIAYVYQGPMRDMGKFERSMEGAKKAKRVHISTGRPEYYIPLMRELKALGKRISFDPAQEIYRIWDRATFREALPLADTFFCNKNELRAALEYMGASRPEDLLSYVDALINTRGGEGSLLCTGKGSRRAPPAKPEKIVDPTGAGDAFRAGFYAGQYYGHDAVESLAYGNAAASFVLESKGPQTNIPTWEMVERRAESVLAALER